AAACAAAAGTGATGCTCCCTCATTCACTTAAGCGGGCCTTTCTTATTATTTGGAGAATGAATTTCATATAATTATGAAAATTGGTACATGTATACTAAATACACTTAATAATTTATGGGTATTATAAatttaaacaagaaaaataattcaattgaatttttacaaaatcatataaattttaacttaatttttattttgttaataattttttaagttaaaataattaaattctttcatttattgaattcctttaattaaattatttgtaagaaaaaaatttaataaaattatcataacctcatatttgagtttattttttaaaatttttttaagttaaaaagattaaatttttttattttaaatatgaaaattaattaaaaagaaattgaattgaattcttaaGTTGAGCTAAGAGATTTTCCTTTAACCGCTAATCAAGCCTCTTAAGAAGGAAACACTTTAATCTTATTGTAAGCCAGCAGCTCACCTGATCATTTATACCGAGCGCGTGGCGACGCAGCATTGCAGAATGTAGAATTACTCTTGTCCGGTGTCgtttagattttattttatttttcttcccATTACCGCCGTGCCGCTATAGAAAAATGTGAAGAAAGATCACCGTAGAGCATCTTCGCCGCTTCACAAACCCCAAACGCTAAACATAAAACCCTATCACCGGTTGTTCTTTCTCTGAACACACCGTAAGTACCTGAGTCATGTCAATGGCGAAACCTAGTTCAGCTTCCAACTCCGATGATACGACGCCGTACCGCGCCGTGTTCATAGACACCGGCCTCGGCACTCACTTGGCTACTATCGTCTCCAGCACCGACACCGTTACCGATCTCAAGCGTAACCAATCATCCATTCAGTTCATATGTTTTTTTAACATTTTACCCCTTGAACATCTCATATAGCTtcactttatattttttattttttattttttttaaattctcttTTGATGTACACTATAATGCCTTGAACAATCCCAGTTCTGTTttgaagtataaatttgttttatttatttatttatgatgtGTTTATGCTTTTAATTTGCAGAGAAGATAATCCATGAACACCCACTTTGCTTTCCTCAATTTGGGGAGATTAAAATCCATGCTATAAAGGTATAGTCTTTAGTTGTACTTTGTTTTATGAGATTTGAACTTGAGACCTTAGGCTTATGCTACTAGAGATGACGGGTGTGTGGTTGCTAAAGCTTAATGGTGTATTTAGTTGTGCCTTAGACTGCTTGGTtggatttatattatttatgtcAATCATTTTGGCAATATTTTCTGAACTTCAGGTAAAGAGGAGGGAGTGTTATTATCATTTATCGGATTCCATGTTGGTGAAAAGTGCCTTTCATGGAGTTAATAAAAGTTGGTTCATTAGTGTTGATGCCTCTAGTGCAAAGCAGCATGATGATAATCAGCATTGCCTCAATCTTGATTCTAACAACATGGTTGCTTGCGATGGTATCATCAGCAATGGTTCTGCTCAAGGGGTTAAGCTTCTTCTTGATGGTCATCCTGAAAAGTTGTCCAATGTTATGGATAAACAGCACTTTGATCCAAAAGCTGTTGTTACTGATCGGTTGGGTTTGGATGTTGCTGGGGGAGACGTTTTAAATAATTTGGAGATAGGAGTTGAACATATGGGTGACAATAATGACGAAACTAAATCTGCACATATCAACAATAGGCCAGATTCTCACACACAAGAGAAAAGGGATCAATGCGATAATGAAAACGAAAGTCAGAAAACACCAATTGGAGGTAGGGAAAGCGGCTTCAAGACTGGAATTGATGATGTGCAGGGCAGCTTACTGCCAGAAAGTGCTTTAGAAACTGGATCTCGTACAAAGAAAAAACGTAAAAGTAGGAAAAGATGTAAACATGCTGTACGTGACCTAACTTTGGAAGAAACCAATGCTGCATTACCTGAATCTGGTAAGAATGAATCACAGCAAGAGATTATAGCGTCACAAAGTTTTCTAGAAAATGCAATTGGAGTAGTTCCACAGGATACAGTGACAGAAAATGAGAATATTAATGATGAGCCAAGAATGGTTTCCTATTCTAATGCCAATAAGGGGACTGATTATGTAATGCCAAGTGCAAGTGTTCTGATTGAGGGGACTGGAATGCTAGAGAAACATAATGAAAGAAAAAATGATAAATCGAGAAAAACTGACATTGATGTGCAGTGTTTTAAATCAGTGGAAGATACTTCACAATCAAAGCCAGTAGCAAAGAAAAAGCGtaaatttgaagaagaaaaaaaagatgatgaatattTGCTGAAAGAAGATCGAACTTTGATTTCTGATATGCTTGAGACTCCCACAATCTCTCAGCACTCCCTAGTGGACAAActgaaaaatatagatggcattTGGGATGGTTCATCTACTGACACTCCTGAAGTTGTCCATTTGCAGTCAGTATATCCAACCAAtgaaaagagaaagaagaaaaagaaatcatCAAACACTCTTAATCAAGAAATTGCTCCAGTTCCTTCTTCTGGGGCAAATGTTAGGGAAGAGAATTGTGGGGAACCCAAGGATTTGGGTGAAGAATTTGATGCAGAACTTGTCCATGGAAAACACGTCCAGGGTGTAATAAGTTCTGAGCTTGTTGTGGTCTCTTTGAAAGAAAAGCATAGAAATCCTTTCCAAGAAGCAAACTTAAGGCCCTCTTCCCAAGGTAAGTGGCATGGATTGCTTGTAGGGGCGGagccagaatttttttttttttttgagggggCCAAAAAATTTTTAAGTGTGTCAATGgtttaaaaatttattgaatataGGATGAGaaataaataattctaatatTTCATATTACTTAtatcataataaaataatatacttTATTTTTTGGGGGTTCAATAGCTAAAATGAAATCATTTTTTCCCTAAGTatacaaggaaaatttaaaaggGTTGGGGGAGCCTAGGCTCCCCCTAGTCCCCCTCCCTCGGCCCCTGATTATGTGTGTAGGCAAATTTCTATTGTTGCTTAGTGTCTTCCTTTCTCCATTCATATGAAATGAAGGCAAAATAGATAAGAAGACATCAATGGCTGATATTCTTGTGATCTTTTGTAGAATTTGATATAGTCAACGGAGAAGCCAGCAATGTGGAAGGCAGACATAGTGAAATTGTGGATCCTTCAAAAtcttcaaagaaaagaaagaagtccAAAAAAGCAAAGGATATAGTGAGTGGAACACCGTCCATATCTGTTAAGGAATGGGTTAAAGGTTGTATTAGTGGTACATCTCCAGCTGAGCCTAATAAAACTGCCAATAGAGATCACTCTGATGATAACAATAATAAACAGGAATTCAATGTACCTTCAAAGGACAGGAAAGAAGCATCAGAAATAGATACAATTAGTACTTCTTTTTTGGCTACtgataaggaaattgatgatGTAATCCAGAATGTGGTGGAATCAGTGCAGCAGATCAGAAAAGGACAAGTGGATTCTGAAAATATGAATGGGAAATCAAGAAAGAAAACTAGGAAGAAGCGGAGTTCAGATGTAAAGGATATTACAGAATccaaaaaagaaaatgagaatgtTGGTGATAAACCTGCTGCATCAGCTGATAACGTAGGGGAGGTAGCTAAGGTGATGAAACAAGCTAAGTTGGCAAATAcagattccataattcaattaaaTGGATCAAATTTGGAGGGTGAAAAGGATATTAGGGTTGAAAATGATCCTCTCAGTACTCAATCATCCCAAGTTAAACCACATAGACTGGAAAGCAACAGTGAGGGAAGGTGTCTCAAAGCTGTTGTCAATGTTAATCCTTCTGAAAGTGGCCGTGCAAATGAAGATACTGATGATAAGGAAGTTTGTTGCGAAAGTAACAGGATCAACTTCAATTATTATTTTGTGCCTAGCCAACATAGCCATGAAATTGTTGGTTCTGCTGAGGTGCTTGTTGACAGAGCAACCGAAACGAAGAGATTAGATGGTAAGATGAAAGCTAAAAAGAgcaaaaagaagcatgatgcgaaTTCTCATGGTCCTTCACCTGATTTACAGAGTTCACAGGGGTTAAATGAGAACCATGGAGTTGGAGCAAAGCCTCAAGCTGACAACTCTAGTACTATAGTGCTTCAGAGTTTATTGTCAAATTCAAAGTCTGAAAAGATCACGTGTCAACCAAACAAGGAGCTTTTGAATGCTTCTGATAGTTTGGTAATAGCTTTGCCATCTAGCAACTCTGATGAGTTCAATAATGTTCGTGAAGAAGCTAGAAGATCTATCACTGTCGAGCCCTCTGGGATCAGTGCCCATGCAAAGAGTAAAAGGGCTGCGTCAAATTCTAGCTTGGAACGTTCTAAAAAAACAAATTTTCTGAATACAAGAGTTAATGGGCATCAATCGCATGAGGATGACAATCATATGAATGGTAAAAAATCATCCACGATTAATACTGGGGAAATTGTGAATAACTCACAACATAAGAAGAGCTTAATAGGAGTATCAGGTTCAATATTCAATGATGATAGTAATGAGGCTTCTTCAAATGAAGCTGATAATTCAGATGCCAGCACCAGAACTCAATCAGATAATTCTTCTGACTATTCAGATGAAGAAAGCAATGCAGATTTTAACTTATCCCAAAATGGTAATATGAAATATGTTTTGTGGACTTATTAGCGCCTATTAAGGTTGAGCAAATGACTATTGTCTGATCACTTGCGTGTTTGCATTGTTGTGCCTTTTAGAATGAGTGAAAATATAACAGATGCTTGTTTTCTCAATTTATTGCCAAAACTGTTAGATGTGCATCAGTTGGTGCATGTCTGGTTTTCAAGGAAAGCCTAGACATGTCAACAGCTTTGAACAGATAGTATATCTGGCACTAGTATTATTACtgatattgtttttttttttttcactttttgaaataaataatatgctaagctttcatttaaattgaaatttgttaTAGGATCTCACAGCTGGAAAAGAAAGGAGGGAGGTGGAAAAGCATTCTCAAAACCATTGTGAGTGAAAGCAGATTCCTTCTCGCATTGTTATCATTCAAAAACAAAGTGTAGAAATTAATGTCTTTATAAAGAAATTGAATTTTCTGTACTTTTTTCAATGTGATCACTCTCTTAACTTTATCGTCTTCCTTTTATTGAAGCAGCTCTTCTGGCATGACCTTGGATACAATTCTTAGAAGTTCAAGCAGATACAAGAAGGCCAAGCTAACagcttctcaatcacaacttgagGACACAGAAAGCCAGCCTGTTGATTTCACCCCTGAGAATGAAGCAAACCCTTGAATCACCCAGTTGTTTGTCATGTTTGAGTTTTATATTCCTCCAGGAGTTTTGTTTTCTTATTGGTGGTCTGCAGAGGCGTCCACTGTTCCTGGAATTATTTTTGGCTGAAAACAGAGGGGCTTCAGGCAATCAAGTGATTTTTGTTTCACCTTGTTTGTGATATGGAAAGCACTACAAGGACACTGGAACAATCTGACGTTTGAATGCTTGTTTCTTTGAAATTGGCGGTATAGGCTGTGCGCATGACATCAAGTTTTACATTTTGTTCTATCATTCTAGCCTCTTCCAGGAGTTGGTCTGAGAGAACCTTTTCACTGTAGATCCTAGACTAGATTGAATCTTTTGGGTAATAGAATGCCGTAATTATAGAAGAATTAATTCATAAGAAAAGGGGGTTTGCAAATTGCAATGAACTTGGCCTATATataataaacaattaattaaGCACTTGCACATGAAACTTCAAATTAGGGAGGGCAGAATTGGAGGAAACAAGAGGGGAAAAAAACAAAACCAAAGAGAGTTTCATTAACATAAGGTGCaattacaattaaattttttCTGCCATTACACCTTCCCAACAAAACCCACAGGCACATATACAAATCTCTCACTGAGACCTCATCCTGTTGAGTTGGTTCAAAGCCGGTTGTAGAATATTGTAGAGCACCCAAAGAAGAGCAGGAGCAACTACAAACAACAGAAGCTGACCCCTATTGTCACTAGTTGCATCAGCAATCATGGCAATTTCACTAGCTGATGCTTCTGGGGCCAACATGAACCCTGATGTGGCCAACCCACCAAGACCAACCCCAATTATCACTCCCTTTGTCTCTCTCATGCGATTCAGTTGGTTAAGTGCTGGTTGGAGGATGTTGAATAGCACCCAAGCTACAGCTGGTATTATGGGAAGCAAGAGTGCTAAGCCACGGTTGTCCCCTTCTGCTATTTCTGCTATTTGTTGGGCAGCCAAAGCAGGATCACATGAGCTTAAGGTAGAAAAGATAGCTCCAGCTATGGCAGTACCTGCAAGAGCTGTCTTCTCTCCTGGCTTTGAGATGGTTAGACCTTTAGGGAGGTCTTGCATGGAGAGAAGGGAAATGGGTTTTGTGGATGGCTTGTTTTTTGTTGAGTTAATGCTCAAGCACTTGGCATTGAGCATTGCCATTGTAGCCATAGTTGCTGCCATGGATTGATGAATGATGGGGTGGCTCTAGTTTTTCCTGGGTGATGATGATCTTGAGCTCTACTGGATTGGAATGATGGGAAATTTTGACAAGACAAGATTGTAAGGCCAAGACAGGGAAATGAGGTCCAATGGAATTATGGTTTCTGGATTCTTCTCTTATCGATAGAGTGGAAATGGTAAGATATGGACCTCACATTTCAATCTCTTATCACTTGCTTTCAAGATTCTTAATCTAATGGGGTTAATGTTAATAAGGTCCATAACTAC
This sequence is a window from Hevea brasiliensis isolate MT/VB/25A 57/8 chromosome 10, ASM3005281v1, whole genome shotgun sequence. Protein-coding genes within it:
- the LOC110646022 gene encoding uncharacterized protein LOC110646022 isoform X1; its protein translation is MSMAKPSSASNSDDTTPYRAVFIDTGLGTHLATIVSSTDTVTDLKQKIIHEHPLCFPQFGEIKIHAIKVKRRECYYHLSDSMLVKSAFHGVNKSWFISVDASSAKQHDDNQHCLNLDSNNMVACDGIISNGSAQGVKLLLDGHPEKLSNVMDKQHFDPKAVVTDRLGLDVAGGDVLNNLEIGVEHMGDNNDETKSAHINNRPDSHTQEKRDQCDNENESQKTPIGGRESGFKTGIDDVQGSLLPESALETGSRTKKKRKSRKRCKHAVRDLTLEETNAALPESGKNESQQEIIASQSFLENAIGVVPQDTVTENENINDEPRMVSYSNANKGTDYVMPSASVLIEGTGMLEKHNERKNDKSRKTDIDVQCFKSVEDTSQSKPVAKKKRKFEEEKKDDEYLLKEDRTLISDMLETPTISQHSLVDKLKNIDGIWDGSSTDTPEVVHLQSVYPTNEKRKKKKKSSNTLNQEIAPVPSSGANVREENCGEPKDLGEEFDAELVHGKHVQGVISSELVVVSLKEKHRNPFQEANLRPSSQEFDIVNGEASNVEGRHSEIVDPSKSSKKRKKSKKAKDIVSGTPSISVKEWVKGCISGTSPAEPNKTANRDHSDDNNNKQEFNVPSKDRKEASEIDTISTSFLATDKEIDDVIQNVVESVQQIRKGQVDSENMNGKSRKKTRKKRSSDVKDITESKKENENVGDKPAASADNVGEVAKVMKQAKLANTDSIIQLNGSNLEGEKDIRVENDPLSTQSSQVKPHRLESNSEGRCLKAVVNVNPSESGRANEDTDDKEVCCESNRINFNYYFVPSQHSHEIVGSAEVLVDRATETKRLDGKMKAKKSKKKHDANSHGPSPDLQSSQGLNENHGVGAKPQADNSSTIVLQSLLSNSKSEKITCQPNKELLNASDSLVIALPSSNSDEFNNVREEARRSITVEPSGISAHAKSKRAASNSSLERSKKTNFLNTRVNGHQSHEDDNHMNGKKSSTINTGEIVNNSQHKKSLIGVSGSIFNDDSNEASSNEADNSDASTRTQSDNSSDYSDEESNADFNLSQNGSHSWKRKEGGGKAFSKPFSSSGMTLDTILRSSSRYKKAKLTASQSQLEDTESQPVDFTPENEANP
- the LOC110646022 gene encoding uncharacterized protein LOC110646022 isoform X2, which gives rise to MSMAKPSSASNSDDTTPYRAVFIDTGLGTHLATIVSSTDTVTDLKQKIIHEHPLCFPQFGEIKIHAIKVKRRECYYHLSDSMLVKSAFHGVNKSWFISVDASSAKQHDDNQHCLNLDSNNMVACDGIISNGSAQGVKLLLDGHPEKLSNVMDKQHFDPKAVVTDRLGLDVAGGDVLNNLEIGVEHMGDNNDETKSAHINNRPDSHTQEKRDQCDNENESQKTPIGGRESGFKTGIDDVQGSLLPESALETGSRTKKKRKSRKRCKHAVRDLTLEETNAALPESGKNESQQEIIASQSFLENAIGVVPQDTVTENENINDEPRMVSYSNANKGTDYVMPSASVLIEGTGMLEKHNERKNDKSRKTDIDVQCFKSVEDTSQSKPVAKKKRKFEEEKKDDEYLLKEDRTLISDMLETPTISQHSLVDKLKNIDGIWDGSSTDTPEVVHLQSVYPTNEKRKKKKKSSNTLNQEIAPVPSSGANVREENCGEPKDLGEEFDAELVHGKHVQGVISSELVVVSLKEKHRNPFQEANLRPSSQEFDIVNGEASNVEGRHSEIVDPSKSSKKRKKSKKAKDIVSGTPSISVKEWVKGCISGTSPAEPNKTANRDHSDDNNNKQEFNVPSKDRKEASEIDTISTSFLATDKEIDDVIQNVVESVQQIRKGQVDSENMNGKSRKKTRKKRSSDVKDITESKKENENVGDKPAASADNVGEVAKVMKQAKLANTDSIIQLNGSNLEGEKDIRVENDPLSTQSSQVKPHRLESNSEGRCLKAVVNVNPSESGRANEDTDDKEVCCESNRINFNYYFVPSQHSHEIVGSAEVLVDRATETKRLDGKMKAKKSKKKHDANSHGPSPDLQSSQGLNENHGVGAKPQADNSSTIVLQSLLSNSKSEKITCQPNKELLNASDSLVIALPSSNSDEFNNVREEARRSITVEPSGISAHAKSKRAASNSSLERSKKTNFLNTRVNGHQSHEDDNHMNGKKSSTINTGEIVNNSQHKKSLIGVSGSIFNDDSNEASSNEADNSDASTRTQSDNSSDYSDEESNADFNLSQNGSHSWKRKEGGGKAFSKPFSSGMTLDTILRSSSRYKKAKLTASQSQLEDTESQPVDFTPENEANP
- the LOC110646023 gene encoding photosystem II core complex proteins psbY, chloroplastic; protein product: MAATMATMAMLNAKCLSINSTKNKPSTKPISLLSMQDLPKGLTISKPGEKTALAGTAIAGAIFSTLSSCDPALAAQQIAEIAEGDNRGLALLLPIIPAVAWVLFNILQPALNQLNRMRETKGVIIGVGLGGLATSGFMLAPEASASEIAMIADATSDNRGQLLLFVVAPALLWVLYNILQPALNQLNRMRSQ